One region of Turicibacter bilis genomic DNA includes:
- a CDS encoding carbohydrate ABC transporter permease, producing the protein MEQQSMISTKIKFVDKEQVSKKKKVKLISKVEPFLYLTPAFAVFMVFVFYPFVKTIILSLSQTNLRGEIKSFVGLENFIELFQSPEFYSSIIVTFKFVFLVATPSVIIGFVLALLANNKLKGNRIYELMFSLPMAIASAPAAAIWTMIFHPTNGVLNFVLGQEIGWLTDPRYALISVAVVTTWLNLGLNFIFLTTGLRNIPTELLESSAIDGANFFHKLKNIIIPMVSPQMFLVIFMNLINAFQAFGQIKLLTQGGPGDSTNVLVHSIYREAFFNGRFETACTQALVLFVIMMIVTLLQFKFEKKGVHYQ; encoded by the coding sequence ATGGAACAACAATCTATGATTTCTACAAAAATAAAGTTTGTAGACAAGGAACAAGTGAGTAAAAAGAAAAAAGTAAAGTTAATAAGCAAAGTGGAGCCATTTCTTTATTTAACCCCCGCTTTTGCAGTCTTTATGGTTTTCGTATTTTATCCATTTGTTAAAACGATTATTTTGAGTTTATCTCAAACGAATTTAAGAGGAGAAATTAAATCATTTGTAGGATTAGAAAATTTTATTGAGTTATTTCAATCGCCCGAATTTTATAGCTCAATTATTGTGACATTTAAGTTTGTTTTTTTAGTCGCTACACCATCAGTGATCATTGGTTTCGTCTTAGCCCTATTAGCTAATAACAAATTAAAAGGAAATAGAATCTATGAATTAATGTTCTCGTTACCTATGGCCATTGCATCAGCACCAGCAGCAGCTATTTGGACAATGATTTTTCATCCAACGAATGGAGTTTTAAACTTCGTATTAGGTCAAGAAATTGGATGGTTAACTGATCCTAGATATGCGTTAATCTCTGTAGCTGTTGTAACCACTTGGTTAAATCTAGGTCTTAATTTTATCTTTTTAACGACAGGACTTCGCAATATTCCAACTGAGTTATTAGAAAGTTCAGCGATTGATGGAGCGAATTTCTTTCATAAATTAAAAAATATTATCATTCCGATGGTCTCACCCCAAATGTTCTTAGTCATTTTTATGAATTTAATTAATGCTTTCCAAGCATTTGGTCAAATCAAATTATTAACACAAGGTGGACCTGGAGATTCAACGAATGTACTCGTTCACTCAATTTATCGTGAAGCTTTCTTCAATGGACGATTTGAAACAGCTTGTACACAAGCTCTTGTTTTATTTGTCATCATGATGATTGTGACATTATTACAATTTAAATTTGAGAAGAAAGGAGTCCATTATCAATAA
- a CDS encoding ComEC/Rec2 family competence protein — translation MTKTSSSKLHFTLLLLINITLLSACHSGDLSKENRLSTSVNLSDAPLEINILETGKSDCIVIKVEDKTVMIDTGLDQNGEKIADFLEKEQIDVIDYLIISHLDKDHIGGAETILDEVAVSKVIQPNYTRDTKQYKQYTEALKDHELNPIYLANDMTFKLNDATFIISPPLQEEYELSNDYSLITSVSYGDQSFLFAGDAESIRLSEFLATSPLHYTLLKLPHHGRYSEKLDELLTAISPTYGIITCSEEEYADTEVLELLAKHHVQTLMTSDGPIVIRSDGKNISVHQQLKTIISFKQKGD, via the coding sequence ATGACAAAAACCTCTTCCTCAAAACTACATTTTACATTGCTTCTTCTCATTAATATCACGCTCTTATCCGCTTGTCACTCAGGTGATTTAAGTAAAGAAAATCGACTTAGCACCTCTGTTAATTTAAGCGATGCTCCCTTAGAAATCAATATTCTCGAAACAGGAAAATCGGATTGTATCGTTATTAAAGTTGAGGATAAAACGGTGATGATTGATACAGGTCTTGATCAAAATGGTGAAAAAATCGCAGATTTTCTAGAAAAAGAACAAATTGATGTCATTGATTACCTCATTATTTCTCATCTAGATAAAGATCATATTGGTGGAGCCGAAACTATTTTAGATGAAGTAGCCGTTTCAAAGGTGATTCAGCCTAACTATACCCGTGATACAAAACAATATAAACAATATACAGAAGCACTAAAAGACCATGAACTAAATCCCATTTATCTAGCAAATGATATGACCTTTAAACTGAATGATGCAACATTCATCATTTCTCCTCCATTACAAGAAGAATATGAACTATCTAATGACTATTCACTCATTACTTCTGTTTCATATGGAGACCAAAGCTTCCTATTTGCAGGAGATGCTGAAAGTATCCGCCTTAGCGAATTTTTAGCGACAAGTCCACTACACTATACATTATTAAAATTACCTCATCATGGTAGATATAGTGAAAAACTCGATGAATTATTAACAGCTATTTCACCAACCTATGGAATTATTACTTGTTCAGAAGAAGAATATGCGGATACAGAGGTGCTTGAATTATTAGCAAAACATCATGTCCAAACACTCATGACGAGTGATGGACCTATCGTCATTCGAAGTGATGGAAAAAATATTAGTGTGCATCAACAACTAAAAACGATTATTTCTTTCAAACAAAAAGGAGACTAA
- a CDS encoding ABC transporter substrate-binding protein, with protein sequence MKRNLLSLAGVLGTSLLVGCSSGNQATGDVTELTFWHSMGGKGGEAIASLVEEFNSSQEGIKVVAEYQGAYDDAINKLKSSALGNSGPDVMQVYDIGTKWMIDSGYAIPMQELIDADGYDVSGLEEAIADYYTIDGNLYSMPFNTSTPILYYNKTAFEEAGLDKEVAPTNFDEILEFSEKLATNGRYGYSMQIYGWFFEQFLIKQQLDYANEGNGREGVATEVVFDSNDGALNIIEGWKELIDSGLVVNFGRNGDSVMDAFASGKVAMTIASTASLTDIKSKIDDSFELGTAYLPSVTTTDKGGVSIGGGSLWVIDKGDDEKAEAAFEFIKFMVCAESQATWAQATGYFPVTKDAYEIPSMVEHLTNNPEFQTAIDQLRELNNQSGALLGVFAEARASVEENIEKVLNNELTAQDAVSNIAKTINTALDKYNKANN encoded by the coding sequence ATGAAAAGAAATTTATTATCATTAGCAGGGGTTTTAGGAACATCTTTATTAGTTGGATGTAGTAGTGGAAATCAAGCAACAGGTGACGTAACAGAATTAACGTTTTGGCACTCAATGGGTGGAAAAGGTGGAGAGGCCATTGCTTCTTTAGTAGAAGAATTTAATAGCTCTCAAGAAGGCATTAAAGTTGTTGCAGAGTATCAGGGGGCATATGATGATGCGATTAACAAATTAAAAAGTTCGGCACTTGGAAATTCAGGTCCAGATGTTATGCAGGTCTATGATATCGGAACAAAGTGGATGATTGATAGTGGATATGCGATTCCAATGCAAGAGCTAATTGATGCAGATGGTTATGATGTATCAGGTTTAGAAGAAGCGATTGCTGATTATTACACGATTGATGGTAATTTATATTCAATGCCATTTAATACATCAACACCAATTCTTTACTATAATAAAACAGCATTTGAAGAGGCAGGGTTAGATAAAGAAGTAGCGCCAACTAACTTTGATGAAATTCTTGAATTCTCAGAAAAATTAGCGACAAATGGTCGTTATGGCTATTCAATGCAAATTTACGGATGGTTCTTTGAACAATTCTTAATTAAACAACAATTAGATTATGCAAATGAAGGAAATGGTCGTGAAGGAGTTGCAACAGAGGTTGTGTTTGACTCTAATGATGGTGCATTAAATATTATCGAAGGATGGAAAGAGCTAATTGATTCAGGATTAGTGGTGAACTTCGGACGTAATGGTGACTCAGTAATGGATGCATTCGCATCAGGTAAAGTGGCGATGACCATTGCTTCGACAGCCTCTTTAACAGATATTAAGAGTAAAATAGACGATTCATTTGAATTAGGAACAGCTTATTTACCATCAGTAACGACTACTGATAAAGGTGGAGTTTCAATTGGCGGAGGTTCTTTGTGGGTAATCGATAAAGGTGATGATGAAAAAGCCGAGGCTGCTTTTGAATTCATTAAGTTCATGGTTTGTGCAGAAAGCCAAGCAACATGGGCACAGGCGACAGGATACTTCCCAGTGACAAAAGATGCTTATGAAATTCCAAGTATGGTGGAACATTTAACTAATAATCCGGAATTCCAAACAGCGATTGATCAATTACGTGAATTAAACAATCAATCAGGTGCATTACTTGGAGTTTTCGCAGAAGCTCGTGCATCGGTTGAAGAAAATATTGAAAAAGTTTTAAATAATGAATTAACTGCTCAAGATGCTGTATCAAATATTGCTAAAACAATTAATACTGCTTTAGACAAATATAATAAAGCGAACAATTAA
- a CDS encoding uracil-xanthine permease family protein translates to MKMSNKEQIGSQTNLIYGVDDNPTVGKKVLFGLQHIFAAFSGIVVVPLVISGALGFDSAMTTSLISASILAAGLATIIQAYGVGPVGARVACIMGTDFTFVSPAISVGSTLGMAGIVGATILGSLFEIILSFFIKPLMKLFPPIVTGTVVCLIGLTLLPVSIDWAAGGTGSADYGSLLNISIAMLVLVVTLLLNRYGKGMISSASILIGMIVGYVVCIPFGMVDFTAVTEASWFTIPNILEYGIIFDWKAVLAFIPAYFVTTIETVGCLKAIGETSDVEMTDKKIGAGILADGFGSICGGLVGSFSNTSFSQNVGLISLTKVASKHVAVMAGILLVCLGLFPKLAGVINGIPQPVLGGVGLVMFGMVAAAGIKTLSRVELTDRNLLIIATSMALGLGVTFRPEFISGLPEALQMIFSSGISTGTIVALVLNLVLKETQVSAEKLKKVEVA, encoded by the coding sequence ATGAAGATGAGTAACAAAGAACAAATTGGGAGTCAAACAAATTTAATTTATGGAGTCGATGATAATCCGACGGTTGGAAAGAAAGTTTTATTTGGATTGCAACATATTTTTGCAGCTTTTTCAGGAATTGTCGTCGTCCCACTTGTTATTTCAGGAGCATTAGGATTTGATAGTGCCATGACCACGTCACTAATTAGTGCTTCAATTTTAGCAGCCGGTCTAGCAACTATTATTCAAGCTTATGGAGTAGGGCCTGTTGGGGCTCGCGTGGCTTGTATTATGGGAACAGATTTTACGTTTGTGTCTCCTGCGATTTCAGTAGGATCAACGTTAGGAATGGCTGGTATTGTTGGAGCAACGATTTTAGGTTCATTATTTGAAATTATTTTAAGTTTCTTTATTAAACCGTTAATGAAGTTATTCCCACCAATTGTAACAGGAACAGTAGTTTGTTTAATTGGATTAACGTTATTACCCGTGTCTATTGACTGGGCAGCTGGTGGAACGGGTTCAGCTGATTATGGAAGTTTATTAAATATCTCTATTGCGATGTTAGTTTTAGTTGTTACACTATTATTAAATCGTTATGGTAAAGGAATGATTAGTAGTGCTTCTATCTTAATTGGGATGATTGTTGGTTATGTGGTTTGTATTCCATTTGGGATGGTTGACTTTACAGCAGTAACAGAGGCAAGTTGGTTTACGATTCCTAACATTTTGGAGTATGGAATCATTTTTGATTGGAAGGCTGTTTTAGCATTTATTCCTGCTTATTTCGTAACGACGATTGAAACAGTCGGATGTTTAAAAGCCATTGGAGAAACATCTGATGTTGAAATGACAGATAAAAAAATTGGGGCTGGAATTTTAGCTGATGGTTTTGGTAGTATTTGTGGTGGATTAGTAGGGTCATTCTCTAATACATCATTTAGCCAAAATGTTGGTTTAATTTCTTTAACGAAAGTTGCAAGTAAGCATGTAGCAGTAATGGCAGGTATTTTACTTGTTTGTTTAGGGCTATTCCCTAAGTTAGCAGGTGTCATTAATGGAATTCCACAACCTGTTTTAGGCGGGGTTGGACTTGTGATGTTTGGTATGGTGGCTGCAGCTGGAATTAAGACATTAAGTCGTGTTGAGTTAACAGACCGTAATCTTTTAATTATTGCAACTTCAATGGCATTAGGTTTAGGTGTAACGTTCCGCCCAGAGTTTATTTCGGGATTACCTGAAGCGTTACAAATGATTTTTTCATCAGGAATTTCAACAGGAACGATTGTTGCATTAGTTTTAAATTTAGTATTAAAAGAGACTCAAGTGAGTGCAGAAAAGTTAAAAAAAGTGGAGGTTGCTTAG
- a CDS encoding SAM-dependent methyltransferase, producing MAFDKIILKNLLKNFNSVPFTVQFWDDEFFTIGEGAPVFKVFIREPINQKDLLTSTSLALGEAYMDKKIEIEGDLYTALDAILRHIDHFTTDFKALPKLFHNSTAKAKQKEEVSSHYDIGNDFYKLWLDDTLCYSCAYFKHENESLHQAQLNKIDHLLAKLQLKEGESLLDIGCGWGCLLITAAKKYKVKGVGITLSQEQFDEFSKRIKNEQLEDYLTVKLMDYRDLEHSNLQFDKVVSVGMLEHVGRTNYDLFLKNVNAVLKPEGIFVLHYISGVKEGEGDAWIRKYIFPGGTIPSLREIISLSANYNFHVIDVENLRPHYRMTLLHWYKNFEDHIYEISKKFDERFIRMWRMYLCSCAASFNNGVIDLHQIVFTKGVNNHLPLTRDYLYEK from the coding sequence ATGGCATTCGATAAAATTATTCTTAAAAACTTACTTAAAAACTTCAATAGCGTCCCCTTCACTGTTCAATTTTGGGATGATGAGTTTTTTACAATTGGTGAGGGAGCACCAGTCTTTAAAGTTTTTATTCGTGAACCAATTAATCAAAAAGATCTATTAACAAGTACCTCTTTAGCCCTTGGTGAAGCCTATATGGATAAAAAAATTGAGATTGAAGGTGATCTTTATACAGCACTAGATGCCATCTTAAGGCATATTGATCACTTCACAACCGATTTTAAGGCACTTCCTAAACTATTTCATAATAGTACAGCGAAAGCTAAGCAAAAAGAAGAGGTTTCCTCACACTATGATATTGGAAATGATTTCTATAAACTCTGGCTCGATGATACACTTTGTTACTCATGTGCTTATTTCAAACACGAAAATGAATCATTGCATCAAGCACAACTTAATAAAATTGATCATCTTCTTGCTAAGCTTCAATTAAAAGAAGGTGAATCCCTACTCGATATCGGTTGCGGTTGGGGATGTCTTTTAATTACAGCAGCCAAAAAATATAAAGTTAAAGGTGTTGGAATTACGCTGAGCCAAGAGCAATTCGATGAATTCTCTAAACGTATTAAAAACGAACAACTTGAGGATTACTTAACAGTCAAATTAATGGATTATCGCGATCTTGAACATTCTAATTTACAATTTGATAAAGTCGTTAGTGTTGGGATGCTTGAGCATGTCGGACGTACAAATTACGATCTATTCTTAAAAAATGTCAATGCCGTTTTAAAACCAGAAGGGATTTTCGTTCTTCACTACATTAGTGGCGTTAAAGAAGGTGAGGGAGATGCATGGATTCGAAAATATATCTTCCCTGGTGGAACCATCCCTTCTTTACGGGAAATCATCTCTTTGTCTGCTAACTATAACTTCCATGTCATAGATGTTGAAAACTTACGTCCTCACTATCGCATGACACTTCTTCATTGGTACAAAAACTTCGAAGACCATATTTATGAAATTAGCAAAAAATTCGATGAACGCTTTATTCGAATGTGGCGAATGTACTTATGCTCTTGTGCGGCATCATTTAATAATGGTGTCATTGATCTTCACCAAATTGTGTTCACTAAAGGAGTAAATAATCATCTTCCACTCACACGCGATTACTTATATGAGAAGTAA
- a CDS encoding HAD family hydrolase yields MNKSIFFDVDNTLVCREENTICESTIKAIEKLKNNNVKVAIATGRSLAMVKQEEFYKMFKTIISANGSLITVNDEVIYKRYMDKTKVRQLLTYFEEKDIPYCIHLLTESKGKIEDSWVKNFSEKYNMPLSALEENVLDQIDEYEIFQINAHIKDEEIEAMKESYESFSFVKLIDVEEGYDIFNKSCSKGSAIKYIKENEINKDMMYYAFGDGFNDLEMFNEVDYSIAMGNGCDQLKERASYITDHINENGIYNALKNLNII; encoded by the coding sequence ATGAATAAATCAATCTTTTTTGATGTTGATAATACATTAGTTTGTCGAGAAGAAAATACCATTTGCGAGAGTACGATTAAAGCCATTGAAAAATTAAAAAATAATAATGTAAAGGTAGCTATAGCGACGGGAAGATCCCTCGCTATGGTGAAACAAGAAGAGTTTTATAAAATGTTTAAAACAATCATTTCCGCTAATGGATCATTAATTACAGTGAATGATGAAGTCATTTATAAACGATATATGGATAAAACAAAAGTTCGCCAATTATTAACGTACTTTGAAGAAAAAGATATTCCTTATTGTATTCATTTATTAACCGAAAGTAAGGGAAAAATTGAAGATTCATGGGTTAAAAACTTTTCAGAGAAATATAATATGCCATTATCCGCTTTAGAAGAAAATGTCTTAGATCAAATAGATGAGTATGAAATCTTTCAAATTAATGCTCACATTAAAGACGAAGAAATTGAAGCGATGAAGGAAAGCTATGAATCATTTAGTTTTGTGAAATTAATTGATGTAGAAGAAGGCTATGACATCTTTAATAAGAGTTGTAGTAAAGGGAGCGCCATTAAATATATTAAAGAAAATGAGATAAACAAGGATATGATGTACTACGCCTTTGGAGATGGATTTAATGATTTAGAAATGTTTAATGAGGTAGATTATTCAATTGCTATGGGGAATGGCTGTGATCAATTAAAAGAACGCGCAAGTTATATTACGGATCATATTAATGAAAATGGAATTTATAATGCGTTAAAAAATTTAAATATCATTTAG
- a CDS encoding ABC transporter ATP-binding protein, which produces MSSLALKNIYKIYDGDVTAVNNFNLDIEDKEFIIFVGPSGCGKSTTLRMIAGLEEISKGDLFIGDKLVTDVEPKDRDIAMVFQNYALYPHMSVYDNMAFALKLRKVPKEEIDTKIKEAAKILDIESLLDRKPKALSGGQRQRVALGRAIVRQPKVFLMDEPLSNLDAKLRVQMRTEITKLHKKLGTTFIYVTHDQTEAMTMGTRIVVMNKGVVQQVDTPQNIYNYPKNKFVASFIGSPQMNFMNGTVMKHKDGVVVAIGHEQILLSETMSQKLMKSGYIGKEVILGIRPEHMDEIPMTQADTKINGIVDVVELMGAESYIHVKREEETVVVRVNGTTDKKMGDAIDVYLNLDQMHIFDIDTEERIS; this is translated from the coding sequence ATGTCGAGTTTAGCACTAAAAAATATTTATAAAATTTATGATGGAGATGTGACAGCAGTCAATAATTTTAATTTAGATATTGAAGATAAAGAATTCATTATTTTTGTTGGACCATCTGGATGTGGGAAATCAACGACGTTAAGAATGATTGCGGGTCTTGAAGAAATCTCAAAGGGAGACTTATTTATTGGCGATAAATTAGTCACAGATGTTGAACCTAAAGATCGTGATATTGCGATGGTATTCCAAAACTATGCTCTTTATCCACATATGTCAGTTTATGATAATATGGCATTTGCTTTAAAATTAAGAAAAGTTCCAAAAGAAGAAATTGATACAAAGATTAAAGAAGCAGCTAAAATTTTAGATATTGAGTCACTTTTAGATCGTAAACCGAAGGCCTTATCAGGAGGGCAACGACAAAGGGTAGCACTAGGACGAGCTATCGTGCGTCAACCGAAAGTTTTCTTAATGGATGAACCTTTATCGAATTTAGATGCTAAACTTCGAGTACAAATGAGGACAGAAATTACAAAGTTACATAAAAAGTTAGGAACAACATTTATTTACGTGACGCATGATCAAACAGAAGCAATGACAATGGGAACACGAATTGTTGTGATGAATAAAGGAGTCGTTCAACAAGTTGATACCCCTCAAAATATTTATAACTATCCTAAAAATAAATTTGTAGCAAGCTTCATTGGGAGTCCACAGATGAACTTTATGAATGGAACAGTAATGAAGCATAAAGATGGAGTAGTTGTTGCGATTGGACATGAACAAATTTTATTATCAGAAACAATGAGCCAAAAATTAATGAAATCTGGTTATATTGGAAAAGAAGTTATTTTAGGAATTAGACCAGAACATATGGATGAAATACCAATGACACAGGCAGATACTAAAATAAACGGAATCGTTGATGTCGTTGAATTAATGGGAGCAGAAAGTTATATCCATGTAAAACGTGAAGAAGAAACGGTTGTTGTACGTGTTAATGGAACAACTGATAAAAAGATGGGAGATGCAATCGATGTTTATCTGAATCTTGATCAGATGCACATCTTTGATATAGACACAGAAGAACGTATCTCATAA
- a CDS encoding carbohydrate ABC transporter permease, with the protein MKTSKRNRVILTIVNIIVGLLIISPLLYALSLSFMSQGEISQYPPKLFPSHFNLDNYKEALSAVPLFRFIINSFIVSIFVTIGQVITSSLAAYAFAFYDFKYKKLLFLLVLSTMMIPAETTIISNFLTVSSWGWTDSLHVLIVPFLTSAMGIFLIRQFYLTIPKELLEAAKIDGCTNLKFLMNILLPISKPAIASLSIYTFIGTWNQYLWPLLTINNGNNRTVQIGISMLQFAEGSNYGVVLAGAILILIPSILVFIIGQKSLVAGMTAGSVKG; encoded by the coding sequence ATGAAAACATCTAAAAGAAATCGAGTTATTTTAACCATTGTTAATATTATCGTGGGCTTACTTATTATTTCACCGCTTTTATATGCTTTATCATTAAGTTTTATGTCTCAAGGTGAGATTTCTCAATATCCACCTAAGTTATTTCCAAGTCATTTTAATTTAGATAATTATAAAGAGGCATTAAGCGCAGTTCCATTATTTCGATTTATTATAAATAGTTTTATTGTTTCGATTTTTGTAACAATAGGTCAGGTGATTACCTCAAGCTTAGCTGCTTACGCTTTTGCATTTTATGATTTTAAATATAAGAAATTACTATTTTTATTGGTGTTATCGACCATGATGATTCCGGCAGAAACAACGATTATTTCAAACTTTTTAACAGTAAGTTCTTGGGGATGGACGGATAGCTTACACGTTTTGATTGTTCCGTTCTTAACATCAGCGATGGGGATATTCTTAATTCGTCAGTTTTATCTAACCATCCCTAAGGAATTATTAGAAGCTGCGAAGATTGATGGTTGTACAAATTTAAAATTCTTAATGAATATCTTATTACCAATTTCTAAACCAGCAATTGCTTCTTTATCAATTTATACGTTTATTGGAACATGGAATCAATATTTATGGCCATTATTAACGATTAATAATGGAAATAATCGCACGGTTCAAATTGGGATTAGTATGTTACAATTCGCTGAAGGAAGTAATTATGGGGTTGTCTTAGCAGGGGCTATTTTAATCTTAATCCCATCAATTTTAGTGTTTATCATTGGTCAAAAGTCATTAGTAGCAGGGATGACAGCAGGGTCAGTAAAAGGATAA
- a CDS encoding xanthine phosphoribosyltransferase, translating to MEALKQRILNDGMALNETVLKVDSFLNHGVDAHLMYNIGTEFKKYFENHGVTKIFTIESSGIAPTVMTAMQMNLPMVTLKKQASKILKGDVYQTTVHSFTKATDYELTLSKKYISEDDHILIIDDFLANGEAALGAIRLVEEAGAKVAGIGIVIEKSFQPGRQLLIDKGYDVYSLARVSKLGEGIIEFIEE from the coding sequence GTGGAAGCTTTAAAACAACGAATTTTAAATGATGGAATGGCATTAAATGAGACAGTTCTAAAGGTAGATTCTTTTTTAAATCATGGGGTTGATGCTCATTTAATGTATAACATCGGAACTGAGTTTAAGAAATATTTCGAAAATCATGGAGTGACTAAAATCTTTACGATTGAAAGTTCTGGAATTGCACCGACGGTTATGACAGCAATGCAAATGAACTTACCGATGGTGACATTAAAAAAACAAGCATCTAAAATTTTAAAAGGTGACGTGTATCAAACAACTGTTCATTCCTTTACAAAAGCAACAGATTATGAATTAACATTATCTAAGAAATACATCTCAGAAGATGATCATATTTTAATTATTGATGATTTCTTAGCCAATGGTGAAGCGGCTTTAGGTGCGATTCGCTTAGTTGAAGAAGCAGGAGCAAAAGTAGCGGGAATTGGAATTGTTATTGAAAAATCATTCCAACCAGGACGTCAATTATTAATCGATAAAGGATATGACGTGTATTCCCTAGCACGTGTAAGTAAATTAGGTGAAGGAATCATTGAATTTATAGAAGAATAA
- the gpmA gene encoding 2,3-diphosphoglycerate-dependent phosphoglycerate mutase: MIKLVLIRHGESVWNLENKFTGWTDVELSENGLREARMAAKVLLENGLEFDIAYTSRLKRAIRTLWIILHEMDLMWIPVHKSWKLNERHYGALQGLNKQKTAEIYGEEQVHKWRRYVEVRPPELTKEDPRYPGHEFKYHDLKEEELPLTENLSDTEKRVLEEWHEHIVPDLLAGKRVIIAAHGNTLRALVKYLDNISSDGIANLNIPTGTPLVYELDDELKPIRHYYLSLDGTIPEGEIPKHLESSTD, translated from the coding sequence ATGATTAAATTAGTGTTAATTCGTCATGGTGAAAGTGTTTGGAATTTAGAAAATAAATTTACAGGATGGACAGATGTAGAATTATCTGAAAATGGATTAAGAGAGGCTAGAATGGCAGCTAAAGTTCTACTTGAAAATGGACTTGAGTTTGATATTGCCTACACGTCACGCCTTAAACGCGCCATTCGAACGCTGTGGATTATTCTTCATGAGATGGATTTAATGTGGATTCCCGTTCATAAGTCATGGAAATTAAATGAGCGTCATTATGGTGCCTTACAAGGGTTAAATAAGCAAAAAACAGCTGAAATTTATGGGGAAGAACAAGTCCATAAATGGCGTCGTTATGTTGAGGTCCGTCCACCAGAGTTAACAAAAGAGGATCCACGTTATCCAGGACATGAATTTAAGTATCATGATTTAAAAGAAGAAGAATTACCGTTAACTGAGAACCTCTCTGATACTGAAAAACGCGTTTTAGAAGAATGGCATGAACATATTGTGCCAGATTTATTAGCAGGAAAACGTGTGATTATTGCGGCTCATGGGAATACATTAAGAGCGCTGGTAAAGTATTTAGATAACATTTCAAGTGATGGAATTGCCAATTTAAATATCCCAACAGGAACACCATTGGTGTATGAATTGGATGATGAGTTAAAACCAATTCGACACTATTATTTATCGTTAGATGGAACGATTCCTGAAGGGGAAATACCTAAACATTTAGAATCATCCACAGATTAA
- a CDS encoding glycerophosphodiester phosphodiesterase — translation MINFAHRGASGDYPENTLLAFKEGIKAGANGLELDVHKTKDGKLVVIHDEDVERTFQARGLVKDLTLDELRALTCRKQLFKDSKECRVPTLEEVLELVKKHPVTLNIELKTDVIPYNRIEEDVIRLIKAYQVQDQILISSFNPKSIKRCKEIAPYIKTGFLYHKPIDQVIQYAKSLQADAIHPDLKLVSEALIKEAHENQLEVNIYTVNSPIYMRKLIAAGADGIFTDYPALLNEIMEEEM, via the coding sequence ATGATTAATTTTGCTCACCGAGGAGCTAGTGGGGATTATCCTGAGAATACATTGCTTGCTTTTAAGGAAGGGATTAAAGCAGGTGCAAATGGACTTGAGTTAGATGTCCACAAAACGAAAGATGGAAAATTAGTTGTCATTCATGATGAAGATGTTGAACGAACATTTCAAGCAAGAGGGCTTGTAAAAGATTTGACATTAGATGAATTAAGAGCATTAACATGTAGAAAGCAACTATTTAAGGATTCAAAAGAGTGCCGCGTTCCAACGCTTGAAGAAGTTTTAGAACTGGTGAAAAAACATCCAGTCACACTAAATATTGAGTTAAAAACAGATGTAATTCCATATAATAGGATTGAAGAAGATGTGATTCGATTAATCAAAGCGTATCAGGTACAAGATCAAATTTTAATTTCAAGTTTTAATCCTAAATCAATTAAACGATGCAAAGAAATTGCCCCATATATTAAGACTGGTTTTTTATATCATAAACCGATTGATCAAGTGATTCAGTATGCCAAATCATTACAAGCAGATGCGATTCATCCTGATTTAAAATTAGTATCAGAAGCGTTAATTAAAGAAGCTCATGAGAATCAATTAGAGGTGAATATTTATACCGTTAATTCACCTATTTATATGAGAAAATTAATTGCTGCCGGAGCAGATGGAATATTTACGGATTATCCAGCATTGTTAAATGAAATTATGGAAGAAGAAATGTAG